The DNA window CTTGAATTTGATCTTGATGAGAACGCCCGGATCAGCAATATTCAAATACTAAAATCTGTAAGTAAGGAATTGAATGAAGAGGCCATAAGATTATTAAAATTAATGCTCTGGATTCCGGCACAGGAAAATGGGCACCCAATAAATAGCCATGAATCAATTTCCTTCAAGTTTAATCCGAAAAAGTATAAACAGATTTGTAATAAAAGGGGTTACGAACTCGAAAAACCCGATTCAGATTTTACTTTTAAAGTATATCATGAAAAGGATCTGAGTTTTAAGCCAAGCTTCCGGGGAAGAGAAAAAAATTTTCAGAATTATGTTAAGGAAAATCTGGCATATCCCGAAGCAGCCTTAAAGTATAATGCTGAGGGAATAGTTGAAATACAATTTGTAATAGAACCGAGTGGACGTTTAACCAATATTCACCTGGCAGAAAAGCTTGAAGCTAATTGCGATATCGTTGCAAAGAATTTAATTCTAAAATCAAATTGGAACCCCGGGAATATTAATGGTCTTCCTGTAAGAACCTTAATCAGCAGAAAAATATATTTTTCACCCAAGGGAAATCAGCCATTTATATCAATACCAGAAAAAGAATGAATCTTTTTTAATTTTTAAGTAACCCATCTGGCTCTACGCCGTATTAAAAACTAATAACTAACAAAGTGATTTAAAACTCACAAAGTAGTTTCTTGGTTTAGTGCGTAGTTTAAGGCTGGCTTGGTTTCTGAGTCAGCCTT is part of the Hyphobacterium sp. CCMP332 genome and encodes:
- a CDS encoding energy transducer TonB; the protein is MRYIIIVMFFWPNILFSQDKARNFGGQKEKKRMFEQELYYAPGSLKKYYGGKVELEFDLDENARISNIQILKSVSKELNEEAIRLLKLMLWIPAQENGHPINSHESISFKFNPKKYKQICNKRGYELEKPDSDFTFKVYHEKDLSFKPSFRGREKNFQNYVKENLAYPEAALKYNAEGIVEIQFVIEPSGRLTNIHLAEKLEANCDIVAKNLILKSNWNPGNINGLPVRTLISRKIYFSPKGNQPFISIPEKE